The Brassica napus cultivar Da-Ae chromosome C7, Da-Ae, whole genome shotgun sequence genome has a segment encoding these proteins:
- the LOC106425111 gene encoding glutathione S-transferase T3-like, translating into MYLRLKVAYLRLCVAIRVTQNILKTMDPKTSYTNLLFSQSQTTVDLDSPEPFWLGSQGPNESVIEPVVESGGDPKERRKWSPKEDKILIGAWLNTSKDAVVSNDQRAGAFWKRIVDYYNASPQLAGTTPREVCSCKKRWDRINADVSKFAGCYDAALREQRSGQNDDDVMKAAIDIFFKTNDYKFSMDHCWRELRHDQKWCSTYGPKECGKEKRKGDVEADGGDEAEGIPIGVKAAKAASKKKKSGKEESLAKIHAIMEIKEKLSKQKVFERLLGKKEPLTEMETSLQLKLMAEML; encoded by the coding sequence ATGTATCTTAGGTTAAAGGTCGCCTACTTAAGGCTATGTGTTGCTATTAGAGTGACACAGAACATTCTCAAAACCATGGATCCTAAAACTAGTTACACAAACCTCTTGTTTAGTCAATCTCAGACTACAGTGGACCTTGATTCACCCGAACCTTTTTGGTTGGGTAGCCAAGGTCCTAATGAGTCAGTTATCGAGCCTGTTGTCGAGTCTGGTGGCGACCCTAAGGAGAGGAGGAAATGGTCTCCGAAGGAGGATAAAATCCTTATTGGTGCTTGGCTTAACACTAGTAAGGATGCTGTCGTAAGTAATGACCAGAGGGCTGGTGCATTCTGGAAGCGCATTGTCGACTACTACAACGCAAGTCCGCAATTGGCTGGGACAACACCGAGAGAGGTTTGTTCCTGCAAGAAGCGTTGGGATAGGATCAATGCTGACGTATCCAAGTTTGCTGGATGCTATGACGCCGCTCTGAGGGAGCAGAGGAGTGGccaaaatgatgatgatgtgatgaaagctGCCATAGACATTTTCTTCAAAACTAACGACTACAAGTTCAGCATGGATCACTGCTGGAGGGAGCTGAGGCATGACCAGAAATGGTGCTCCACCTATGGGCCTAAAGAATGTGGAAAAGAAAAGCGCAAAGGAGACGTGGAGGctgatggaggagatgaagcagaGGGCATACCTATTGGGGTCAAGGCTGCTAAAGCTGCatctaagaagaagaaaagtggTAAAGAAGAGTCTTTGGCAAAGATACACGCAATCATGGAAATCAAAGAAAAGCTGTCTAAACAGAAGGTCTTTGAACGTCTTCTTGGCAAAAAAGAGCCACTCACTGAGATGGAAACATCTCTTCAACTCAAACTCATGGCTGAGATGTTATGA